The following DNA comes from Nymphalis io chromosome 20, ilAglIoxx1.1, whole genome shotgun sequence.
tggCTTAGTGAAATACTGCCGGTCATATCATAACATCTCAGTATTGCACGAAGAGGATATACAGCTAAactaaactttaatatttaattaaatcattaccTGCAGTAATGATGACAAATGTATGAATTTCTTTTGTTGCCAACATACATGTAAACCCTGTCCGTGCATAGCTGTTTACCACTACAAGTTGGcgatttaatacatttaacattaatttcttatttgaCTACTAGTAATATGTTGCAAATGAAGCAACTATTTATCACACCCTCGTAAccataagataataattaaaagtctaaatatttcaatatgaaaACTTTTATTAGTAGTTCACTCTACTACAGTATACAAAATTAGTGCTTTCTTGTTTTATATCTAGAGAAATAATACATTGATTGCAACATGtggctaatatttctttgttttaatactattaaatcATTTGAATGTCAATTAATAAGATTTACTAGCAAAGACAAGTTAAACAGTGCAAATTCATATAACttttatctagaatattttacttaattcatAGCTATAGGATAAAAACACTTGTTTTGAATTTGCACATTCAGGCACATGTTAACTATATCTATATGACGgctaaaaattatgaaaacaaaaaggTTTGAcagtttcaattattttatcccactataacatatttcattaaaagttttgTTTAGTTGTAATCACTCTTGATCACAGGTATAGGTTAACCATTACAATagtataaaatgtaattcttttacattttaaagacTTTGTAATGAGAAAACCTACGTATATTTAAATCTCACATATTCTGTTGGGCTGGACTGGCAGGGGGTGGCTGGGCTTCAAGATTTTTAATCAATTGTGCTAACCAATGCTTAGTAGAATTATCTTCTTGAAGACATGCTGTGAATGTTGCATCCCGCAATTGGTCTGGAAGGCACTGCCTTAATGCTTCTCGTGCTCTGGGGTTATCAGAAAGACGGAGGTAGCAGCGAACCACATGTTTTAGCAACCTTGCAGATGGATCTTTGGCTAGTGATAAAACCATTTTTCCTAAGATCATAGCTACATGTGAAAATCTATCATAGGTTTGGCAAATATAACTCAAACCACTGTCATCTAGTAAAATTTTCTGTAATATAAATGTTGCCACAGTCTTTGACAGTTCTGAACCATTTTCCATAATGCGTAAACATAATGGTATAATCTCAGTAGTTAACAGGAAAGTGATCACTTCTTGTTCATCAGTTTTCACTAGAGCTCCAATTACACCCAAACTAGTTAGTCTTAGATATTCAAATGGACGAGTTTTAGAAACAGTGTGTAGAAAAGGGTAAAGAAACAATGGAACATGTGCTTGAAGAAAAGCTGATCTCGTTTCAGGGTGAGATGCGACGCACTGCATTAATGCTAAAGCATTGCAAACTCTGTTACTCTGATGAGCTGTGAGTGTAGGTGGTATCATAGCCACGTAGATATTGGTAATTTCTTGTAAAAGTGCTGCAATTGTACCGAAACTGTGCCACAGCATAGGCGCCAAATCTGGTACGACTTCACGCTTTTTACTTAGTTCTAAGAGAGCATTCTCACGAGTTTCTGGGTTACATAGTTCCAAAATCCATGAGTATATCTTTTCCCTATCTACGACGGCCTGCATATTAGCCGGGCTCTGCTGGGCGctcatattattattcattaaagctcgattttatttagtaatgttTAAAAGACAACTTGATATTcacatgatatatttaaaataccacTTTAATTTCTTTTCTGTTTGTATCTgatgaaattgaaatataatcaaaaaaatccgttatatttatatagtaaacggccttaaaaacattaataattattgacaaatgtaacaatttaataaaatcggtAATCACACGCCAGCAGTCGTTGAATAAGGACGTTCCTTTTTAAGCTTTTGATTGTCAAACATCGAGCAATAGTAATAGTCGATTAGTctgtatattacaattttttacacaaaaattataataaggtttatgtaagttattaaatatagtttacccactaataagtaaaaaaataaaaaaaggttaataataaaatggaatggaAGCTTAGGAACATTCTTGTCCAAAAGTATTATTTCTAATGGttttgcttaaatttatttatgtatctacataatttatctaaataatgcTATAACATTTTTCAAGTTAAATGTTTTAcctgattttatataattaactattcaTAAACATGTATTGTAATGTAAGTTTATGAAATGTTGATAAAATCAATATCTTTAGAACACACTTGTAAAATGGATTAGATTAGTAATAAATCATTTGTACAAACCTaagattcatttataataatatacttttataatttttattaaattaattaagaggTATCTTTGGCAATTGCAGGCTTAAGCCTTCATTGTTTAGCTGGTGGTTGGTATGTAGTTAGTCAGTGGTTATCTACTGATCAAAGAAAAAACGCTACAACTCAATTAAAAcagaatcattatttttaaattctaatttatttttattcatgatTATTTGAGTAATCAAGTCACAAAGAGGAACTTAAATTTCACTGATTGCTAGCGATTGCTACtagatattatatgttatatgccATTTGCAGCATACATTAATAATCTGTAATTAAAGTTAAACTTAAAAGTTTATTCAAACATCAGGTGTTGTCAAAATGACAGTGGG
Coding sequences within:
- the LOC126776390 gene encoding CCR4-NOT transcription complex subunit 9, producing MNNNMSAQQSPANMQAVVDREKIYSWILELCNPETRENALLELSKKREVVPDLAPMLWHSFGTIAALLQEITNIYVAMIPPTLTAHQSNRVCNALALMQCVASHPETRSAFLQAHVPLFLYPFLHTVSKTRPFEYLRLTSLGVIGALVKTDEQEVITFLLTTEIIPLCLRIMENGSELSKTVATFILQKILLDDSGLSYICQTYDRFSHVAMILGKMVLSLAKDPSARLLKHVVRCYLRLSDNPRAREALRQCLPDQLRDATFTACLQEDNSTKHWLAQLIKNLEAQPPPASPAQQNM